The proteins below come from a single Cervus canadensis isolate Bull #8, Minnesota chromosome 2, ASM1932006v1, whole genome shotgun sequence genomic window:
- the LOC122436603 gene encoding translocation protein SEC62-like: MAERRRHKKRIQEVGEPSKEEKAVAKFLRFNCPTKSTNMMGHRVDYFIASKAVDCLLDSKWAKAKKGEEALFTTRESVVDYCNRLLKKQFFHRALKVMKMKYEKDIKKEKEKGKAESGKEEDKKSKKENLKDEKTKKEKEKKKDGEKEESKKEETPGTPKKKETKKKFKLEPHDDQVFLDGNEVFVWIYDPVHFKTFVMGLILVIAVIAATLFPLWPAEMRVGVYYLSVGAGCFVASILLLAVARCILFLIIWLITGGRHHFWFLPNLTADVGFIDSFRPLYTHEYKGPKADLKKDEKSETKKQQKSDSEEKSDSEKKEDEEGKVGPGNHGTEGSGGERHSDTDSDRREDDRSQHSSGNGNDFEMITKEELEQQTDGDCEEEEEEDDGETTKSSHEKS, from the coding sequence ATGGCGGAACGCAGGCGACACAAGAAGCGGATTCAGGAAGTTGGTGAACCATCTAAAGAAGAGAAGGCTGTAGCCAAGTTTCTTCGATTCAACTGTCCAACAAAGTCCACCAATATGATGGGTCACCGGGTTGATTATTTTATTGCTTCAAAAGCAGTGGATTGCCTCTTGGATTCAAAGTGGGCAAAGGCCAAGAAAGGAGAGGAAGCTTTATTTACAACAAGGGAGTCTGTGGTTGACTACTGCAACAGGCTTTTAAAGAAGCAGTTTTTTCATCGGGCActaaaagtaatgaaaatgaagtatgagaaagacataaaaaaagaaaaagagaaaggaaaagctgaaagtggaaaagaagaagataaaaagagcaagaaagaaaatctaaaggatgaaaagacaaaaaaggaaaaagaaaaaaaaaaagatggtgaaaAGGAAGAATCCAAAAAGGAGGAAACTCCTGGAACTCccaaaaagaaggaaaccaaGAAAAAATTCAAGCTTGAGCCCCATGATGATCAAGTTTTTCTGGATGGAAATGAGGTATTTGTGTGGATCTATGACCCAGTTCACTTTAAAACATTTGTCATGGGATTAATTCTTGTGATTGCAGTGATAGCAGCCACCCTCTTCCCTCTTTGGCCAGCAGAAATGAGAGTAGGTGTTTATTACCTCAGTGTGGGTGCAGGCTGTTTTGTAGCCAGCATTCTTCTCCTTGCCGTTGCTCGTTGCATTCTGTTTCTCATCATTTGGCTCATAACTGGAGGAAGGCACCACTTTTGGTTCTTGCCAAATCTGACTGCTGACGTGGGCTTCATTGACTCCTTCAGACCTCTGTACACACATGAATACAAAGGACCAAAAGCAGACTTAAAGAAAGATGAGAAATCTGAAACCAAAAAGCAACAGAAGTCCGACAGTGAGGAAAAGTCAGACagtgagaaaaaggaagatgAGGAGGGGAAAGTAGGACCAGGAAATCATGGAACAGAAGGCTCAGGTGGAGAACGGCATTCAGACACAGACAGTGACAGGAGGGAAGATGACCGATCCCAACACAGTAGTGGAAATGGGAATGATTTCGAAATGATCACAAAAGAGGAACTGGaacagcaaacagatggggattgtgaagaggaggaggaagaagacgATGGAGAAACAACTAAATCTTCACATGAAAAATCATAA